DNA from Micromonospora nigra:
GGCCTCCGCCCCGAGCTTCGAGGCGTTCGTCCGGGACCCGCTGCTCTACCTGCTCATCGTGCACTCCGTGGTGGGCCAGCTGCTGCTCGGCCTGGCCATGCAGCGCGGCTCCACCACGGCCGCCGTCGCGGCGATGGACGCCGCCGGTGCGGTGCCCGCCGCGATCGTCGGCCTGCTGCTGCTCAACGACAAGATCTGGCCCGGCCGGGAGTGGCTGGCCGCCGCCGGCTTCCTGGTCACCCTCGCGGCGGTCATCGGGCTCACCCGGTACGCCGAACCGCAACACCACCACGCCGTCGCCCAGGAGACCCGACGGGCGATGGTCGGCGTCGGCCGGGGCTGACGGCGCGAACCGGCGCGCGGTTCCTGCCCGGCGCTCCGGCCGACCCTCAGACGGCCTCGACGGGCTTGCGGCGGCCCACCACCCGTTCGTAGAGCCGCTCCAGGGCGTTCGCCGTCCGCTCCCAGGTGTAGCTGCACCGCACCCGGTCGACGGCCGCGTGCCCGTAGGCGAACCGCCCCGCGTTGTCGGCGAGCAGCCGGCGCAGGGTGACCCCCAGGGTGCGTACGTCGCCGGGTGCCAGGAGCCTGCCGGTGACCTCGTCGACGACCGCGTCGGCGATGCCGCCCATCGCGTAGCCGACCACCGGCACGCCGCAGGCCATCGCCTCCAGCGAGACCCGGCCCGCCGACGCGTAGTGCGGGGTGCAGGCCACCACGTCCGCCGAGCGGTACCAGGTCGCCATCTGGTCGTGCGGCACCGCGCCCACCAGCTGCACCTGCTCGGCGACACCGGTGCGCTCCGCCAACTCGCGCAGCCGACGGAACTCGGCGTGGCTGGCCAACTGCTCGACGGGCGGCCCGCCGGCGATCACCAGCTCCGCGTCACCGACGAGGCGCATGGCGTGGACCAGGTCCTCGTGGCCGTGCCCCCGGGACAGGCCGCCGACGGAGAGGATGCGGGGGCGCTGCTCCCGCGGCGCGGCCTCCCCGTCGGGCTGGAACTGCGCGGTGTCCACTCCCGTCGGCACCATCGCCACCGAGGTTCGTTGCAGCCCCATCCGGGTCAGCTCGTCCACCTCGTCGTTGCACTGGGCGACCGCGATGTCCACCACCCGGGTCAGGGCCCGCTCCAGCGGGATGCGGGTGTCCGGCCCCTGGTAGTCCGCACCGAGGTGACGCAACTGCTCGACGCCCAGCGAGTGGAAGGTCTGCACGACCGGGATGTCGGTCTCGCGGACGGCCTGCGCGGCAGCCAGGCCACCGGGCCAGTAGTGGCCGTGCACCACCTCGGGGGCCCAGTCGGCCGCCCACCGGTCAGCCAGCCAGCGACCGAAGTCGGCCAGGTGGGGCACCAGTTCGGCGGTGGGCACCGGGGCGACCGGGCCGACCGGCACCCGCTCGATCCGGTAGCCGTCGACCACCGCGGTCTCCGGCAGGTCGGGGGCGTCCCGGCGCTCGTACACCCGGACGTCGTGGCCCCTCCCGGCCAGTTCGGCGGCGACCCGCGCGATGTGCTCACGGGTGCCGACGGCAGGACCGTCGGCGTGCCGGGGGGCAGCGGCGTGGGCGCAGACGAGGCCGACGCGCATGGTCACCTCCATGCGTTCTGTTCAGCGGTGGTCTTCGGTCAGAGCGTCCCATTAACCGGGGTGCCGGGTGCCGAAACCTGGCAGATCGGGAAGTGACGGGCGGCATGAGCGGCGGCTGCGGGGGTACCGGCGAAGAATGCCACTGACCCGAAGCCTCCCCGACGCTGCGGTGGTGATCACCGGCGCTTCCAGCGGCATCGGGACGGCCACCGCGTACGCTCTCGCCCGCCGTGGCGCCTCCCTCGTCCTCGCCGCCCGCAGCGAGCCCGCACTGCGGGAGGTGGCCCGCACCTGCCGAGGCCTGGGCGGCCGGGCGGTGGTGGTGCCGACGGACGTCACCGACCCGGTCGCGGTCGAACGGCTGGCCGCGCGGGCGGCGGCGGAGTTCGGCCGGATCGACGCCTGGGTCAACAACGCGGCCGTCGGCGCGGTGGGGCTGTTCGACGAGATCCCGGTGGCCGAGTTCCGCCGGGTGGTGGAGGTGAACCTGCTCGGCGTCGC
Protein-coding regions in this window:
- a CDS encoding glycosyltransferase encodes the protein MRVGLVCAHAAAPRHADGPAVGTREHIARVAAELAGRGHDVRVYERRDAPDLPETAVVDGYRIERVPVGPVAPVPTAELVPHLADFGRWLADRWAADWAPEVVHGHYWPGGLAAAQAVRETDIPVVQTFHSLGVEQLRHLGADYQGPDTRIPLERALTRVVDIAVAQCNDEVDELTRMGLQRTSVAMVPTGVDTAQFQPDGEAAPREQRPRILSVGGLSRGHGHEDLVHAMRLVGDAELVIAGGPPVEQLASHAEFRRLRELAERTGVAEQVQLVGAVPHDQMATWYRSADVVACTPHYASAGRVSLEAMACGVPVVGYAMGGIADAVVDEVTGRLLAPGDVRTLGVTLRRLLADNAGRFAYGHAAVDRVRCSYTWERTANALERLYERVVGRRKPVEAV